Proteins from a genomic interval of Trichoderma breve strain T069 chromosome 2, whole genome shotgun sequence:
- a CDS encoding carboxylesterase family domain-containing protein: protein MKASLILGILVSQLSLVKGECLPQVDLGYEIHEALKYNETTDLYTFSNIRYAQPPVGDLRFSAPKPPTGRNHVVQKGNGSIIMCPQGSPGWGSANADFGHAFINGNLSDYNYTEEHAAQELTTKKNAQTVLELPQTEDCLFLDVVVSRAVFERRNSKAKKAPVLVWMHGGGYIFGYKNDVVDATDPAGLINASRSDGSDGFIYVSLNYRLGAFGWLAGPSLEAANGTANAGLHDQHLALQWVQKYIHLFGGDPKKVTLSGLSAGGGSTVHHITAYGGKKGPAPFARAFINSPGYFPIASNFQAENITQYFLKFLNASTIEEARKLPARALMEANVAHTSSVETNFVYGPAVDGDFVPALPGLSLLSGNFHKNIDLLLSHTRYEGGEYSQPFVQSDDDFKSLLHQLYPGIVDEMANYIIKDLYPGKGAVRTIDFMGDSVFACNTNWLARAFANQTYNMQFNISPPFHAYDESYIWKGYGRNNFGAPVIESLASSWQGYITNFIKTGNPNGRGLPPFPQQGQNASANILTPEGIITGRDSTAGHRCEWLQKGLFV, encoded by the exons ATGAAAGCCTCTCTCATCCTAGGGATACTTGTGTCCCAGCTATCCCTTGTAAAAGGCGAATGTCTTCCTCAAGTGGACTTGGGATACGAGATCCATGAGGCACTCAAATACAAC GAAACAACCGATCTCTACACCTTTAGCAATATTCGTTATGCCCAACCTCCTGTCGGTGACCTGCGCTTCTCTGCTCCAAAGCCACCAACAGGCCGAAATCATGTGGTGCAAAAGGGCAATGGATCAATAATCATGTGCCCTCAGGGGTCGCCGGGCTGGGGCAGCGCGAATGCGGATTTCGGTCATGCGTTTATAAATGGAAACCTGTCTGATTACAATTACACAGAAGAGCACGCAGCGCAAGAGTTGACCACGAAGAAGAATGCACAGACTGTTTTGGAGCTCCCCCAGACAGAAGATTGTCTGTTTCTCGACGTCGTTGTTTCTCGTGCTGTTTTTGAGCGCCGAAActcaaaggcaaaaaaggccCCTGTATTAGTCTG GATGCATGGAGGCGGCTACATCTTCGGATACAAAAATGACGTCGTTGATGCTACTGACCCAGCTGGTCTCATCAATGCAAGCCGAAGCGATGGCTCAGATGGCTTCATCTATGTATCTTTGAACTATCGGCTTGGAGCCTTTGGATGGCTTGCTGGGCCGTCTCTTGAGGCCGCAAATGGCACTGCAAATGCCGGCCTCCACGACCAacatcttgctcttcagtGGGTGCAGAAATACATTCATCTCTTTGGAGGAGATCCAAAGAAAGTGACACTTAGCGGCC TTTCGGCTGGTGGCGGCAGTACAGTTCATCATATCACGGCATACGGTGGTAAGAAGGGGCCAGCTCCCTTCGCAAGAGCCTTCATCAACTCTCCTGGATACTTTCCCATTGCCTCCAACTTCCAAGCCGAAAATATCACACAATATTTTCTGAAGTTTCTAAATGCAAGCACGATCGAGGAAGCTCGTAAGCTCCCGGCCAGAGCTCTGATGGAGGCAAACGTTGCGCATACATCCAGCGTTGAGACCAACTTCGTCTACGGACCTGCGGTTGATGGAGACTTTGTGCCTGCTTTACCAGGCTTATCGCTCCTTTCTGGAAATTTTCACAAAAATATCGATTTATTACTCAGTCATACACGATATGAAGGCGGCGAGTATTCACAGCCTTTTGTGCAGAGCGACGATGACTTCAAATCcctccttcatcagctcTACCCAGGCATCGTGGACGAAATGGCCAATTATATCATCAAAGATCTCTACCCTGGGAAAGGTGCAGTGCGGACCATTGACTTTATGGGCGATAGTGTATTTGCATGCAACACGAACTGGCTTGCCAGGGCGTTTGCCAACCAGACATACAACATGCAGTTCAACATCAGCCCCCCTTTCCATGCATACGACGAATCGTACATCTGGAAGGGATACGGGAGAAATAATTTCGGGGCTCCCGTAATAGAGTCACTGGCGTCGTCATGGCAAGGATATATCACCAACTTTATCAAGACTGGCAATCCGAATGGCCGTGGCCTGCCACCATTCCCTCAACAGGGACAGAATGCGAGTGCCAATATCTTGACTCCAGAAGGTATCATTACTGGACGAGATTCCACTGCCGGACATAGATGTGAGTGGTTACAGAAAGGTCTTTTTGTTTGA
- a CDS encoding phospholipid methyltransferase domain-containing protein — translation MASSFNVADLADYIDLDKQSLLISAGSIIFNPLFWKPYPACYALAATIFSLGLLRDWLYKTALSEQPSHPLLETLYSQAAGYTLFIIGNILVVSSTWRLGITGTFLGDYFGILMDEMVTGFPFNVTSAPMYWGSTMNFLGTALVFGKPAGIALTVGVLVVYIIALRFEDPFTAGIYAKREREREAAKSGKKQK, via the exons ATGGCGTCATCATTCAACGTTGCCGACCTGGCCGATTATATCGATCTGGACAAGCAGAGCCTATTGA TCTCGGCAGGGtcaatcatcttcaacccGCTGTTCTGGAA ACCCTACCCGGCCTGCTATGCTCTTGCCGCGACCATCTTCTCGCTGGGCCTCCTCCGCGATTGGCTGTACAAGACGGCCCTGTCCGAGCAGCCCTCGCACCCGCTCCTGGAGACGCTGTACTCGCAAGCTGCCGGATACACCCTGTTCATCATCGGCAACATCCTTGTCGTCTCGTCGACGTGGCGCCTGGGCATCACGGGCACCTTCTTGGGCGACTACTTTGGTATCctgatggacgagatggtgACGGGCTTCCCCTTCAACGTGACATCGGCCCCGATGTACTGGGGCTCGACGATGAACTTTCTGGGAACCGCCCTCGTCTTTGGCAAGCCTGCTGGTATTGCGCTGACCGTCGGCGTGCTCGTCGTGTACATCATCGCTCTCCGATTCGAGGACCCGTTCACTGCTGGGATTTACGCCAAACGTGAGCGCGAGCGTGAGGCGGCCAAATctggcaagaagcagaaatag
- a CDS encoding amino acid permease domain-containing protein yields MSQRASSGDSPSVGAEEKGNAGKAVQDTAVVQQSDAAFTNSYDEEDFWTRNGLNAKSFQKKHYGLGLVELDRAMKTRHLQMIAIGGSIGAGFFVGSGGALAKGGPASVLICFLVVGFMVFNVVFALGELAIMYPVSGGFYTYATRFIDPSFGFAVGWNYFFLWFVVLPLELTVCSLVIQYWNQDISVGVWITIFWVAIILINIFGSIGYAEEEFWSSVIKLAATLVFMIICFVLVLGGGPSSGRYSEYIGAHYWHNPGAFRNGFRGFCSVFVTAAFSFTGTELVGLAAAESRNPVKSLPSSIKQVFWRITLFYVLGLFFVGLLIPSDDPRLLSSAAYTDVKASPFVLVGLYAGLRGFDHFMNAVILISVISIGVSSVYGGSRTLTAMAQQGYAPKFFTYIDRSGRCLPSTIVMLLTGPLAYINLSASGPTVFNWLQALSGLAVLFAWAAICIAHIRFRAAWAYHGHTLDEIPFKAIFGVVGSWIGLFICFICFAAQFFTAIAPPGTSELNDAEGFFQSYLAFPIVVAFWVAGYIWKRTGWLKVSQIDVDTGRRELNWDEIRAYKEWVASQPAWKRVYYKLFQ; encoded by the exons ATGTCCCAGCGGGCTAGTTCGGGCGACTCACCGTCCGTGGGagcagaggagaagggaaacGCAGGCAAGGCCGTGCAGGACACTGCCGTGGTGCAGCAATCAGACGCTGCCTTCACAAATTCAtacgatgaggaggatttCTGGACGAGGAACGGCTTGAATGCCAAGTCATTCCAGAAGAAGCACTATGGATTGGGACTGGTGGAACTGGACCGAGCGATGAAGACGCGGCACTTACAGATGATTGCCATCGGAGGCTCTATTGGTGCTGGTTTTTTCGTTGGTTCTGGTGGTGCTCTGGCTAAAGGT GGTCCTGCCTCGGTTCTTATTtgcttcctcgtcgtcggttTCATGGTCTTCAACGTCG TCTTTGCTCTTGGTGAGCTTGCCATCATGTACCCAGTTTCCGGTGGTTTCTACACATACGCAACTCGCTTCATCGACCCCTCTTTTGGCTTTGCAGTCGGATGGAATTACTTCTTCCTCTGGTTTGTCGTCTTACCACTCGAATTAACAGTCTGCTCCCTCGTCATTCAATACTGGAATCAGGATATAAGCGTCGGCGTCTGGATCACCATCTTCTGGGTCGCCATtatcctcatcaacatcttcggAAGCATTGGTTATGCCGAGGAAGAATTCTGGTCTTCGGTCATCAAGCTGGCGGCAACCCTCGTCTTCATGATCATCtgctttgtgcttgtgctcgGCGGTGGCCCTTCGAGTGGAAGATACTCCGAATACATAGGAGCTCATTATTGGCACAACCCTGGTGCGTTCCGCAACGGCTTCCGAGGTTTCTGTTCCGTCTTCGTCAccgctgccttctcctttaCTGGAACTGAACTTGTTGGCCTTGCCGCGGCCGAGAGTCGTAACCCAGTCAAGTCACTACCTAGCTCCATCAAGCAAGTGTTTTGGCGAATCACCCTCTTCTATGtgcttggcctcttctttgtcGGTCTTTTGATTCCCTCAGACGACCCGAGACTCCTGTCTAGCGCGGCTTATACCGACGTCAAGGCATCGCCTTTCGTCCTTGTCGGCCTCTATGCCGGTCTCCGCGGCTTCGACCACTTCATGAACGCCGTTAtcctcatctccgtcatctccattggtGTTTCCAGTGTTTACGGCGGCTCCCGCACACTGACTGCCATGGCACAGCAGGGATATGCTCCCAAGTTCTTCACCTACATTGACCGCTCCGGAAGATGTCTCCCTTCTACGATTGTCATGCTTCTCACAGGACCTCTCGCCTATATCAACCTCAGTGCCTCAGGACCTACTGTTTTCAACTGGCTGCAGGCCCTCTCCGGTCTTGCCGTTCTCTTCGCCTGGGCTGCCATTTGCATTGCCCATATTCGCTTCCGTGCGGCATGGGCTTACCATGGACATACCCTGGATGAGATTCCCTTCAAGGCAATCTTTGGCGTGGTGGGATCATGGATCGGATTGTTCATTTGCTttatttgctttgctgctcaA TTCTTCACGGCCATCGCACCCCCAGGTACATCCGAGCTCAACGATGCCGAGGGCTTCTTCCAATCCTACCTCGCCTTCCCCATTGTCGTTGCCTTCTGGGTTGCTGGATATATCTGGAAGCGCACTGGTTGGCTGAAGGTGTCGCAAATCGATGTTGACACTGGCCGCCGTGAGTTGAACTGGGATGAGATCCGCGCATACAAGGAGTGGGTAGCGTCTCAGCCTGCTTGGAAGCGTGTCTATTATAAGTTGTTCCAGTAG
- a CDS encoding fungal zn(2)-Cys(6) binuclear cluster domain-containing protein produces MAGTPSSRGCNACREQKKKCDALKPACSRCARLQIPCVGAGQRRFMFKVQTAASRSRRPITGSGDHNQETGGSSVIPVGHPSSPPSNAMTLATGAFVSVLEVDDPRYDVTGWTVFLNEIPRRMGWLSETPGQNVNHINGIMHLLNRVSDKDWRGEFERQILVTMCMVVIFESIANPSIKLSPWLVNLKKTYYGPEKPWGVDDHRGIGTQTITVEHMVKIPGYFQEPELHLHDLRSSYHVAFSESKSLCAYVTATAESITPKTDISSFRTYVRIQGVASVLVSIGLLLGTILRIFEPDNETLKIESDFLISEVAKIAARAATYRPLGAILIPLSLCTAWAAADDSGAEAEIERIVRDYETDFPDANWFDIAIWLRAKFESLKQRIKQTQVPVHHEILLIDAGKELSGRSSTAPCCVM; encoded by the exons ATGGCTGGGACCCCGTCAAGTCGTGGCTGTAATGCTTGCcgagagcaaaagaagaag TGCGATGCATTGAAACCAGCGTGTTCTCGCTGCGCACGCCTTCAAATCCCCTGTGTTGGTGCAGGTCAGCGCCGGTTCATGTTCAAGGTCCAAACCGCAGCCAGTagatcaagaagaccaaTTACCGGCTCTGGAGATCACAATCAGGAAACTGGTGGCTCTTCAGTCATACCTGTCggtcatccatcatctcctcccaGTAATGCCATGACTTTAGCAACAGGGGCCTTTGTGTCCGTCCTGGAGGTTGATGATCCTCGGTACGATGTCACCGGTTGGACCGTCTTTCTAAATGAAATCCCCAGACGCATGG GATGGCTTTCCGAAACACCAGGTCAAAATGTCAATCACATAAACGGCATCATGCACCTTCTAAATAGAGTATCCGACAAGGACTGGCGAGGAGAATTTGAAAGGCAGATTCTAGTAACAATGTGCATGGTCGTG ATATTTGAGAGCATTGCCAACCCAAGTATAAAACTAAGCCCCTGGCTCGTTAACCTGAAGAAGACATACTACGGACCCGAGAAGCCCTGGGGAGTCGATGACCACAGAGGGATCGGTACTCAAACAATCACAGTGGAACACATGGTCAAAATACCAGGCTATTTCCAGGAACCAGAACTTCACTTGCATGACCTAAGAAGCAGCTATCATGTCGCCTTCAGCGAATCTAAGAGCCTATGTGCCTATGTTACAGCCACGGCCGAATCAATAACGCCTAAAACTGATATCTCCTCGTTTAGAACATATGTGCGTATCCAAGGTGTGGCATCCGTTCTAGTCTCCATCGGACTCCTCCTTGGCACCATCCTGCGAATATTTGAACCAGACAATGAAACTCTCAAGATAGAGTCTGACTTTCTCATCTCGGAAGTTGCGAAAATCGCAGCAAGAGCAGCGACTTATAGGCCCTTGGGCGCGATACTTATCCCGCTTAGCTTATGCACTGCCTGGGCTGCGGCCGACGATtcaggagcagaagcagaaattgAACGCATCGTCAGGGATTATGAAACGGATTTTCCAGATGCAAATTGGTTTGACATTGCGATCTGGCTAAGGGCCAAATTTGAAAGCTTGAAGCAGAGAATAAAGCAGACGCAGGTGCCTGTGCATCACGAGATACTACTCATTGATGCTGGAAAGGAGCTTTCGGGGAGGAGTTCGACAGCTCCTTGCTGTGTGATGTAA
- a CDS encoding fructose-bisphosphate aldolase class-II domain-containing protein, producing the protein MARFPDLPQTPRRPPVSYVSPPTPKIADACLFPKPVHAAAQAAHQSSAPITMHLFGCQDASMIEQAFELPSDSIMVAVPHPSKKTRFAKTKEQVVYCQAHNKVATAERSDYWESNACAMPV; encoded by the exons ATGGCCCGCTTCCCCGACCTGCCCCAGACCCCGCGACGGCCGCCGGTCTCTTATGTCTCTCCTCCCACCCCAAAGATTGCCGATGCTTGCCTTTTCCCGAAACCG GTCCATGCCGCCGCCCAGGCTGCCCATCAATCTTCTGCCCCTATCACTATGCATCTCTTCGGTTGCCAAGATGCGAGCATGATTGAACAAGCATTCGAGCTGCCGTCCGACTCCATTATGGTGGCTGTACCGCATCCTTCCAAGAAGACAAGATTTGCCAAGACGAAGGAGCAGGTTGTCTACTGCCAAGCCCACAACAAAGTGGCGACAGCAGAACGCTCGGACTATTGGGAGAGCAACGCGTGTGCTATGCCAGTATGA
- a CDS encoding enoyl-(Acyl carrier protein) reductase domain-containing protein produces MAQAKFAVYPSLVDRTVVITGGAQGIAAEMVEQFSLQGSQVIFLDVEDELAAALVRKVSDQGVKHKPIYYHCDVIKIDEELKPTAAKILKDHPRIDGLINSAARAMVKPSQEITTEWWDESVAVNLRHQFFLTQALLPGLLLAAGNASVINMGSINWLVSATGQAGYTTSKAAVVGLTRTLAHEFGPQGIRVNSIMPGSIATERERTVVMTPEYKAKVLGSQAIKRLIEPVEVARMAMWLIADDSAAVTNQSMRIDGGWT; encoded by the coding sequence ATGGCCCAGGCCAAGTTCGCCGTTTATCCCAGCCTCGTCGACCGCACCGTCGTCATCACAGGCGGTGCGCAGGGCATCGCCGCGGAAATGGTCGAGCAATTCTCACTGCAGGGCTCTCAAGTCATATTCCTCGACGTCGAGGACGAGCTTGCCGCCGCTTTGGTCCGAAAAGTGTCTGATCAGGGCGTCAAACACAAGCCCATATACTATCACTGCGATGTCATCAAGATTGACGAGGAGCTCAAACCCACGGCGGCCAAGATCCTGAAAGATCATCCCAGGATCGATGGCCTCATAAACAGTGCCGCGAGGGCAATGGTGAAGCCCTCGCAGGAAATCACGACCGAGTGGTGGGATGAGAGCGTCGCTGTGAACCTGCGGCATCAGTTCTTCCTGACCCAGGCCTTGCTGCCGGGGCTTCTCCTTGCTGCCGGAAACGCTTCGGTGATTAACATGGGGAGCATCAACTGGCTCGTTTCGGCGACTGGTCAGGCGGGTTACACGACGAGCAAAGCCGCCGTTGTGGGACTGACGAGGACGCTGGCACATGAGTTTGGACCGCAGGGTATCAGGGTGAATAGTATCATGCCGGGGTCCATTGCGacggagagggagaggacgGTGGTCATGACGCCTGAGTACAAGGCCAAGGTTCTAGGCAGTCAGGCGATCAAGAGGCTGATTGAGCCGGTGGAGGTGGCGAGGATGGCCATGTGGTTGATTGCAGATGATAGTGCTGCGGTGACAAACCAGAGCATGAGAATTGACGGCGGATGGACATAG